From the genome of Scytonema hofmannii PCC 7110, one region includes:
- a CDS encoding UPF0175 family protein, translated as MAEVTINLPEEVLSTRRLPPEEFVRDMREAAAIYWYQKGEISQEKAAQIAGLNRRDFLAALAREQVDVFVVDFDDLERELNRG; from the coding sequence ATGGCTGAAGTCACCATTAACCTGCCCGAAGAAGTTTTATCAACCCGTCGCCTTCCTCCAGAGGAATTTGTACGCGATATGCGTGAAGCTGCAGCTATTTACTGGTATCAAAAGGGTGAAATCTCTCAGGAGAAAGCTGCCCAGATTGCGGGTTTAAATCGTAGAGACTTTCTTGCTGCCCTTGCCCGTGAGCAAGTAGATGTGTTTGTTGTAGACTTCGATGATTTGGAACGAGAGTTAAACCGTGGATGA